One genomic segment of Musa acuminata AAA Group cultivar baxijiao chromosome BXJ3-3, Cavendish_Baxijiao_AAA, whole genome shotgun sequence includes these proteins:
- the LOC103979549 gene encoding uncharacterized protein LOC103979549 encodes MPDYDRGHRKAVWAHGAPAGSEAVAAAAACGPPLRPGRGNGSRIGTGSSSSSTGESWAGDPETRRRRRVAGYKAYAAESKVRASLRNGLRWFKARCSALVYGR; translated from the coding sequence ATGCCCGACTACGACCGGGGCCACAGGAAGGCGGTCTGGGCCCACGGCGCGCCGGCCGGCTCGGAGGccgtggccgccgccgccgcctgcggACCGCCGCTGCGGCCCGGGAGGGGGAACGGTAGCCGGATTGGGACCGGCAGTTCCTCCTCCTCGACGGGGGAGTCGTGGGCCGGCGACCCGGAGACGAGGCGGCGGAGAAGGGTGGCGGGGTACAAGGCGTACGCCGCGGAGAGCAAGGTGAGGGCCTCCCTCCGTAACGGGCTCCGCTGGTTCAAGGCCCGCTGCTCCGCCCTCGTCTACGGACGGTGA
- the LOC103978939 gene encoding uncharacterized protein LOC103978939, with product MELENPNSGETEGSSYSPNPGNSEEFESACSTPFASAPSSPGRGGSVGGGFFFFSAPSSPMHYVLSSSPFSAPDSPSEPASGDFSFEFEFSARFPSHSIAASADELFLNGQIRPMKLSSHLQRPQALAPLPDIADEEEDEDEREGARGNREAADIGVRGRDLKLRSRSVHRRSRSLSPLRNLPFRWRLQGADREEKGKDLDKTPDPEHIEAEEAPPPPVSASSRSSSSSSTSSSSSSGRSSKRWIFLKDLLHRSKSEGSGHGKDKFWHGISFSASKDRTKPTPISKPEKNPPPAPPLKPQAPLPRPANGLGRRRRAAPSPHERHYTANRAQTEEMRRRTFLPYRQGLLGCLWFSSRSYGAIHGFARSLNPVPSR from the coding sequence ATGGAGCTCGAAAACCCTAACAGTGGCGAGACCGAAGGATCCTCCTATTCCCCGAACCCCGGCAACAGCGAAGAGTTCGAGAGCGCATGCTCCACCCCCTTCGCCAGCGCCCCCTCCAGTCCCGGCCGTGGCGGTTCCGTCGGCGGCGGATTCTTCTTCTTCAGCGCCCCCTCCAGCCCAATGCACTATGtcctctcctcctctcccttCTCCGCCCCTGACTCCCCGTCCGAACCCGCCTCCGGCGACTTCTCCTTCGAGTTCGAGTTCTCCGCTCGCTTTCCTTCGCATTCGATCGCTGCCTCGGCCGACGAGCTCTTTCTCAACGGCCAGATCCGCCCCATGAAGCTCTCCTCCCACCTCCAGCGCCCGCAAGCCCTGGCTCCGCTCCCTGATATCGCCGACgaagaggaggacgaggacgagaGGGAGGGCGCGCGAGGCAACCGCGAGGCGGCGGATATCGGCGTCCGTGGGCGCGATCTGAAGCTCCGGAGCCGCTCTGTCCATCGAAGGTCCAGATCGCTCTCCCCGCTGAGGAACCTTCCGTTCCGGTGGCGGCTGCAGGGCGCAGATCGGGAGGAGAAGGGTAAGGATCTGGACAAGACCCCAGATCCAGAGCACATCGAAGCGGAGGAGGCCCCTCCGCCGCCCGTTTCGGCTTCCTCCCGCTCCTCGTCTTCGTCTTCgacgtcttcctcctcctcgtcgggTCGGAGCTCCAAGCGATGGATCTTTCTCAAGGATCTCCTCCACAGGAGCAAAAGCGAAGGGAGCGGCCACGGGAAGGACAAGTTCTGGCACGGGATCTCCTTCTCAGCATCCAAGGACAGGACGAAACCCACTCCAATCTCGAAGCCGGAGAAGAACCCGCCACCCGCACCCCCGTTGAAGCCGCAGGCGCCGCTTCCGAGGCCGGCGAACGGGCTTGGAAGGCGAAGACGGGCTGCGCCATCGCCGCACGAGCGGCACTACACCGCGAATCGGGCGCAGACGGAGGAGATGAGGCGACGGACCTTCCTGCCCTACCGGCAGGGCCTCCTCGGGTGCCTCTGGTTCAGCTCGAGGAGCTACGGCGCCATCCACGGCTTCGCCAGATCCCTGAATCCCGTTCCGTCAAGGTAA
- the LOC103978938 gene encoding AMSH-like ubiquitin thioesterase 3 → MSAMRPHVRAIDINALAQKVEVDNRISLAFYYRIADNLLKQARIYRDERNLIDLYIILLRFSSLLCETIPCHHEYQALPPAFRKKLLDVMNELESLKPEVQRQVDNLNREHTFQTAGQKSVSYSPVPAKEHIVPIPRMDQTSTVSTSRSSWRPAERNRLVLPDNSQADKSLQKISFGVLNPKEETLSRHSILGPNGLWGPPARPVTGIRVQYPSNFELIQSGSSGLNQDAQSGLVVINEGDSRKRNYDLESVLSLDDGRWSSIPVEESDTFAASVVQEDFAHLNIKQPSPPPVLAQVESRVISPSKVADPRPGPAKSSHDGTKTFQNLHVPVKMMEAFMRFAEKNTAKNLETCGILAGLLKNRMFYVTTLIIPKQESTSDSCQTTDEEEIFNVQDKLSLFPLGWIHTHPTQTCFMSSIDLHTHYSYQIMLPEAIAIVMAPTDTSRTHGIFHLTDPSGVNLIRNCRESGFHPHEEPLDGSPIYEHCSHVYMNANMKYDVIDLRNS, encoded by the exons ATGTCGGCGATGAGGCCCCACGTGAGGGCGATCGACATCAACGCCCTGGCCCAGAAGGTGGAGGTCGACAACCGCATCTCCCTTGCCTTCTACTACCGCATCGCCGATAATCTCCTCAAGCAG GCTAGAATTTACAGGGACGAGAGAAATCTCATTGATCTGTATATTATACTTCTCAGATTTTCGAG TCTTTTGTGCGAGACAATACCTTGTCACCATGAATACCAGGCCTTACCTCCTGCTTTTAGGAAG AAACTGTTGGATGTCATGAATGAACTGGAATCTCTGAAGCCAGAAGTTCAACGTCAAGTTGACAATCTTAACAGAGAGCATACATTTCAAACTGCTGGTCAGAAAAGTGTCTCCTATAGTCCAGTTCCTGCCAAGGAACACATCGTTCCTATTCCTCGCATGGACCAG ACTTCTACAGTAAGTACATCTCGATCATCATGGAGACCTGCTGAGAGGAATCGACTTGTGTTGCCAGACAACTCACAAGCAGATAAATCATTGCAGAAAAT ATCTTTTGGTGTACTTAATCCAAAAGAAGAAACCTTATCTAGGCATTCCATTTTAGGTCCTAATGGTCTATGGGGCCCTCCTGCACGACCAGTTACTGGTATAAGG GTCCAGTATCCCAGCAATTTTGAGTTGATTCAAAGTGGAAGTTCAGG CCTGAATCAGGATGCGCAATCTGGTTTAGTTGTGATAAATGAAGGCGATTCTAGAAAGAGGAACTATGATCTGGAATCAGTTCTCTCCCTTGATGATGGCAGATGGTCTTCTATTCCGGTAGAAGAATCTGATACTTTTGCTGCAAGTGTAGTTCAAGAAGATTTTGCTCATTTGAATATCAAGCAGCCATCTCCTCCTCCAGTTCTAGCTCAAGTGGAGTCACGTGTGATTTCCCCATCAAAAGTTGCTGATCCAAGACCAGGCCCAGCAAAATCTTCGCATGATGGAACGAAGACTTTTCAAAATCTACATGTG CCGGTAAAGATGATGGAAGCTTTTATGCGGTTTGCAGAGAAGAACACTGCCAAAAATTTGGAAACCTGTGGAATTCTTGCAGGTTTATTG AAAAACAGGATGTTTTATGTGACAACACTAATAATCCCAAAGCAGGAATCAACATCTGATTCG TGCCAAACTACAGACGAAGAAGAAATATTTAATGTCCAAGACAAgctctctcttttccctcttgggTGGATACAT ACCCACCCAACCCAGACTTGCTTCATGTCATCAATTGATCTCCATACTCATTATTCGTACCAG ATTATGTTACCAGAAGCAATTGCAATTGTCATGGCACCAACTGATACATCAAG AACCCATGGCATATTCCATCTGACAGATCCATCGGGTGTTAATCTGATTCGCAACTGTCGAGAAAGTGGATTCCACCCACATGAGGAGCCTCTGGACGGCAGTCCTATATACGAACACTGTTCGCATGTTTACATGAATGCCAATATGAAGTACGATGTGATCGATCTCCGTAACTCCTGA
- the LOC135633024 gene encoding uncharacterized protein LOC135633024, whose protein sequence is MAWSTRFLTAVAFLAVGVIFAPDVLGSGPESPAAVVTAAKLCHLLAFATSWGTALWVTFIGGIIMFKNLPRHQFGNLQGKMFPAYFMVLSVCAAVSVAAFAYLHPWSLASPIERYQLGFLLSALGFDLSNLIVFTPMTIEMMKKRHKIERDLGIGEEVGGSKNLEAAKTNPQLAAMNKKFGMIHGLSSLANIMAFGSLAIHSWYLAGKLHF, encoded by the exons ATGGCGTGGTCGACCCGCTTCCTCACGGCGGTGGCGTTCCTCGCGGTCGGCGTCATCTTCGCGCCTGACGTCCTCGGATCGGGGCCGGAATCCCCCGCTGCCGTTGTCACCGCCGCCAAGCTGTGCCACCTCCTCGCCTTCGCTACCTCCTGGGGCACCGCCCTCTGGGTCACCTTCATCGGCGGCATCATCATGTTCAA AAATTTGCCGAGGCATCAGTTCGGTAATCTTCAGGGCAAGATGTTCCCGGCGTACTTCATGGTGTTGTCTGTGTGCGCGGCAGTTTCGGTGGCAGCGTTCGCCTATCTCCATCCATGGAGCTTGGCCTCACCCATCGAAAGGTACCAGCTTGGTTTTCTCCTTTCTGCGCTTGGCTTCGACCTCTCCAACCTGATTGTCTTCACCCCAATGACCATCGAG ATGATGAAGAAGAGGCACAAGATCGAAAGAGATCTAGGCATTGGTGAGGAAGTTGGAGGGTCGAAGAATTTGGAAGCGGCAAAAACCAATCCACAACTTGCAGCTATGAACAAGAAGTTCGGAATGATCCATGGCTTGTCGTCACTTGCCAACATCATGGCATTTGGCAGCCTTGCCATTCATTCGTGGTACTTAGCTGGAAAGCTTCACTTCTGA
- the LOC135634246 gene encoding calreticulin-like has product MAIRRRPPLAAALAAALAVVSIVSADVYFEERFGDGWENRWVKSDWKKDENTAGDWNYTSGKWTGDPEDKGIQTAEDYRFYAISAEFPEFSNKDKTLVFQFSVKHEQKLDCGGGYIKLLSGEVDQKKFGGDTPYSIMFGPDICGYTTKKVHAIFSRDEKNHLIKKDVPCETDQLTHVYTFIVRSDATYSILVDNKEKQTGSLYSDWDILPPKQIKDPDAKKPEDWDDKEYIPDPDDKKPEGYDDIPKEIPDPDAKKPEDWDEEEDGEWTAPTIPNPEYKGPWKQKKIKNPDYKGKWKAPMIDNPDFKDDPFIYAFSNLRYVGIELWQVKSGTLFDNILVCDDPEYAKKFAEETWGKNKDAEKAAFDEAEKSKQEEEAKDEDSDLDGEDTEDAEDDADSKSDSDAEEEKETTHDEL; this is encoded by the exons ATGGCGATCCGGAGGAGGCCTCCTCTCGCCGCCGCGCTCGCTGCGGCGCTCGCCGTCGTCTCGATCGTCTCCGCCGATGTCTACTTCGAGGAGCGATTCGGAG ATGGATGGGAGAATCGGTGGGTCAAATCTGACTGGAAGAAGGATGAGAACACGGCTGGAGACTGGAACTACACCTCTGGCAAATGGACTGGCGATCCAGAGGATAAAG GTATCCAAACTGCTGAAGACTATAGATTCTATGCCATTTCGGCAGAGTTCCCCGAGTTCAGCAACAAGGACAAGACATTAGTTTTTCAATTCTCAGTTAAACATGAGCAGAAACTTGACTGTGGAGGTGGTTATATTAAGCTGCTTAGTGGTGAAGTTGATCAGAAGAAATTTGGTGGAGATACTCCTTACAG TATTATGTTTGGACCAGATATCTGTGGGTATACAACTAAGAAGGTTCATGCCATCTTCTCACGGGATGAAAAGAACCACTTAATCAAGAAGGATGTTCCATGTGAGACTGATCAGCTCACTCATGTTTACACTTTCATTGTTCGCTCGGATGCTACATACAGCATCCTTGTTGATAACaaggagaagcaaacaggtagctTATATAGTGATTGGGATATCCTTCCTCCAAAGCAAATCAAGGATCCTGATGCCAAGAAG CCAGAAGATTGGGATGACAAGGAGTACATCCCTGATCCTGACGACAAGAAACCAGAG GGGTATGATGACATTCCTAAGGAGATTCCTGATCCTGAtgcaaaaaag CCAGAAGattgggatgaagaagaagatggtgaATGGACAGCTCCAACCATTCCAAACCCCGAGTACAAGGGACCCTGGAAGCAAAAG AAAATTAAGAATCCTGACTACAAGGGGAAGTGGAAGGCACCAATGATTGATAATCCAG ATTTCAAGGATGACCCGTTCATCTACGCTTTCTCCAACTTGAGATACGTAGGCATCGAGTTATGGCAG GTCAAATCTGGGACTCTGTTTGACAACATATTGGTGTGTGATGACCCTGAGTATGCAAAGAAATTTGCTGAAGAAACATGGGGCAAGAATAAAGAT GCTGAGAAGGCAGCATTTGATGAGgctgagaaaagcaagcaagaagAG GAAGCCAAAGATGAAGATTCAGATTTAGAT GGCGAAGACACGGAAGATGCAGAAGATGATGCTGATTCAAAGTCTGATTCAGAcgcagaagaagaaaaggagactACTCAC GACGAGCTTTAG
- the LOC135586541 gene encoding uncharacterized protein LOC135586541 isoform X1, with the protein MSSKKEEKAQVAADRIKAAALSAAKGLSRAQAERAAAAAARNVNAYGQKEEGPSRWQERKEAKRQMYLMSTEKAVRLGERKDLKSCVSSSGGTSQCQKCYQVGHWTYECKNERVYISRPSRTQQLKNPKLKMTPSVSYESDDPDIVKEVRDERHNKKEAGKKSSTKSKRKHRSGTDSEEDSSEASSVFETESESSYTYSSSDSEERRRRKKKLKKRKHRRYSSSSDSSESESASDSDSDEKSKRKKSGRHTRKRAVSLFREKLLDAPGIIDHKELSATAAESTCMSSWSNRSSIDPSSPVLSCSPVHGSTRCVEHCTSFLHACLACKTSIPTDASFLPFPSHIF; encoded by the exons ATGTCAagtaaaaaggaagagaaagctcAGGTTGCAGCTGATCGTATAAAAGCAGCAGCGCTATCAGCTGCAAAAGGTCTTAGTCGAGCTCAAGCTGAGCGGGCCGCCGCCGCTGCAGCTCGAAATGTGAATGCTTATGGTCAGAAGGAAGAAGGACCAAGCCGATGGCAAGAGAGGAAGGAAGCAAAGCGCCAAATGTACTTGATGAGTACAGAGAAAGCTGTCAGATTGGGTGAGAGGAAGGATCTCAAGTCTTGTGTTTCCTCTTCTGGTGGCACGTCCCAGTGTCAAAAGTGTTATCAGGTTGGCCATTGGACTTATGAATGCAAGAATGAACGTGTCTACATCTCACGGCCATCAAGAACTCAGCAGCTCAAAAACCCCAAGTTGAAGATGACCCCCTCGGTGTCATATGAATCGGACGATCCTGACATTGTGAAGGAAGTAAGGGATGAAAGACACAACAAGAAAGAGGCAGGGAAGAAGAGCAGCACAAAGAGCAAGAGAAAGCACAGATCTGGTACTGATTCGGAGGAGGACAGTAGTGAGGCTTCTTCTGTGTTTGAAACAGAGAGTGAGTCTAGCTATACTTACAGTTCATCTGATTCGGAGGAAAGGAGGCGACGAAAAAAGAAGCTTAAGAAAAGGAAACATAGAAGGTACAGCTCGTCCTCTGATTCTTCCGAGTCTGAATCAGCCTCGGATAGTGATTCTGATGAAAAGAGCAAAAGGAAGAAGAGCGGACGGCACACCCGCAAACG GGCCGTATCGTTGTTCCGAGAGAAGCTTCTGGACGCACCCGGAATTATCGATCACAAGGAGCTGTCAGCCACGGCGGCCGAGTCCACGTGCATGTCCTCCTGGTCCAACCGTTCCTCAATCGATCCTTCTTCCCCGGTCTTATCCTGTTCTCCCGTCCACGGATCGACCAGATGCGTAGAACACTGCACCAGTTTCCTGCATGCATGCCTTGCGTGCAAGACTAGCATACCCACAGACGCATCTTTCTTACCGTTTCCTTCTCACATTTTTTAG
- the LOC135586541 gene encoding uncharacterized protein LOC135586541 isoform X2, with protein sequence MSSKKEEKAQVAADRIKAAALSAAKGLSRAQAERAAAAAARNVNAYGQKEEGPSRWQERKEAKRQMYLMSTEKAVRLGERKDLKSCVSSSGGTSQCQKCYQVGHWTYECKNERVYISRPSRTQQLKNPKLKMTPSVSYESDDPDIVKEVRDERHNKKEAGKKSSTKSKRKHRSGTDSEEDSSEASSVFETESESSYTYSSSDSEERRRRKKKLKKRKHRRYSSSSDSSESESASDSDSDEKSKRKKSGRHTRKR encoded by the coding sequence ATGTCAagtaaaaaggaagagaaagctcAGGTTGCAGCTGATCGTATAAAAGCAGCAGCGCTATCAGCTGCAAAAGGTCTTAGTCGAGCTCAAGCTGAGCGGGCCGCCGCCGCTGCAGCTCGAAATGTGAATGCTTATGGTCAGAAGGAAGAAGGACCAAGCCGATGGCAAGAGAGGAAGGAAGCAAAGCGCCAAATGTACTTGATGAGTACAGAGAAAGCTGTCAGATTGGGTGAGAGGAAGGATCTCAAGTCTTGTGTTTCCTCTTCTGGTGGCACGTCCCAGTGTCAAAAGTGTTATCAGGTTGGCCATTGGACTTATGAATGCAAGAATGAACGTGTCTACATCTCACGGCCATCAAGAACTCAGCAGCTCAAAAACCCCAAGTTGAAGATGACCCCCTCGGTGTCATATGAATCGGACGATCCTGACATTGTGAAGGAAGTAAGGGATGAAAGACACAACAAGAAAGAGGCAGGGAAGAAGAGCAGCACAAAGAGCAAGAGAAAGCACAGATCTGGTACTGATTCGGAGGAGGACAGTAGTGAGGCTTCTTCTGTGTTTGAAACAGAGAGTGAGTCTAGCTATACTTACAGTTCATCTGATTCGGAGGAAAGGAGGCGACGAAAAAAGAAGCTTAAGAAAAGGAAACATAGAAGGTACAGCTCGTCCTCTGATTCTTCCGAGTCTGAATCAGCCTCGGATAGTGATTCTGATGAAAAGAGCAAAAGGAAGAAGAGCGGACGGCACACCCGCAAACGGTAG
- the LOC135632553 gene encoding ocs element-binding factor 1-like, with translation MSAARSRQSLLAVNERTQKRKLSNRESARRSRMRKQQHLLELTSDETRLKLENGQILDRVERLAQGHQWLESENAVLRAEVAELAESLRSLESVLCYAEEFDGVATDAVEPSDHLLRRWPPACVMASASDAMLFLV, from the coding sequence ATGTCAGCCGCACGGAGCCGCCAGAGTTTGCTCGCGGTGAACGAGAGGACGCAGAAGAGGAAGCTGTCCAACCGGGAGTCGGCGAGGCGGTCGCGGATGAGGAAGCAGCAGCACCTGCTGGAGCTGACGAGCGACGAGACTCGGCTGAAGTTGGAGAACGGGCAGATACTGGATCGGGTGGAGAGGCTGGCGCAGGGCCACCAGTGGCTGGAGTCCGAGAACGCCGTGCTCAGGGCGGAGGTGGCGGAACTGGCCGAGTCGCTCCGGTCGCTCGAGTCGGTGCTCTGCTACGCGGAGGAGTTCGACGGGGTGGCGACGGACGCGGTTGAGCCCTCGGATCATCTTCTCCGTCGGTGGCCGCCGGCTTGCGTCATGGCGTCAGCTTCGGACGCCATGCTCTTCCTTGTCTGA